ATATTTGCAACATCACGATCAAAGATACCGATTATTTTTCTAGACTGAGCTACCTTCGATAGCTGCTCCAATAGCAATTTCAACTTTGAATCCCCCCAGTCACCAGGGATATCGAAGAACTCGATATCACAGCCTTGGATGTTCAGTTGTGTTTTTGCTGACCTTAAATGTTGTATGTCCGTCTTTCCTTCAGTTATAACAAGAGGCACTGTCCCACTATTGAGCTTTTCCTCTAGTGAGCGATATAACACCTTGAACCTCTCATTTTCGCCAATCATCATTTGATAGACTTCAGCATAAAGCTCATTTGTGGTCGGGTCTTTAGAAATCCCGAAAGTTTCAAGATCAATTATTCTTGCACGATCTGGTGCAACTTCTGCCAGACCCATGCTTAAAAAAGGTGAATGTGAACTGACAATGAATTGTACGTTTGGAAATAGTGAGAACAGCAGTGGAAGTACTTCTTTTTGAAGCTTGATATGTAAATGCTTATCAACTTCATCAATAATGACAATTCCGGAGATCGCGTTAAATTGAATATTATTGGTATTATTATCGGCCTGTCTAATTAACTCGCCAAACATGCATAACATGGATGACTCGCCGGATGAAATATTAAAAATTGATGGGTATATTTGTTCAGGAACCGATTGGTTTTTCACTACCTGTATTCGAGCAGAACCTGATCCACGCTGACCAATTCCGAATCTCAATGTTCCTAACCCCTTAGAAATAATTGTGTTGGTCAGTATTGCATTTAGGTTATTGAATAATATTTCACTATGCGAATCTTTATAAAGACTTAAGTCAAGCACAACATCCATGATCCAATTTGCGAGTTGAGGCAATCCAGATATTACTTCAATGGGATTTTTCAGCCTCCCTGAAAATCGGCTCGTCTTAGCAAAATCCAGCTCCACTTTGTAAGAATCGTTAAGATAACCAGGTGCCTCATATCGGTATGACGGAAAATATGTCAGGACATTTGATGCAAAGATTGCTTCAGCTTTTTTTTGGTCAAGGTTTGAAGATATTTTCTTTGCAAATCCAACTCTATCAATCTGCTCTTTCAGTTCATGGAATTGAATTTTATTACTTGGCAATTCGAAAGCGTTGTATTCAGTCTCTGTTAATGCTCCTCTTGCATTGGCGTAGTCGATATACTCGCCAGCCGATGTTTTAAATCTTAAATATGAGAGCGATGATTTAGTACCGTCAAGGTTTTCAATACTGGACGAAATTCGATAAAAATCATTCTCTTTTCCCTTATATCCTCCTTGAAAAAATGGCCTTGCCATCTCATGAAAGGCATCAACAATGTGCGAGAGAACTGTTGTTTTTCCTCGCCCATTTACGGCGGTCAAAACTGCGATTTCATTCTCTTCAAAACATAATTCGAGCTTATCGAATGGCGCGCGGTTATAAAATGCTGCACTGCTCAAGTAGATTTTCATGGTTCATTTAATGTTTTAGGTTATTGAGCGTGACAAGCCAGCGAGCCTAACTTTATTGTCGTAAGCATACACCCTGAACTACTTGTCGGGTGCCTTTGGAGGGTTGACCCAATGGCTGCTGATGGCACCTACCGGCAGTACGCGAGCCAGTTTTATTATTCACTGACCATCTGCTTGACTGAGTGTAGCTGACGTTCAGCTATTTGCACCCCCTCACTCTTCCAAAACCGACATCCCTTACTGCGTTCCATACGCGGAACTATCGAGATAAAAAATACCGCCGTGAATAAGCCACATTTGATACCTTAAACTAACCAGCCCCTCTTGACCAATACTAGTCCAGAACCTACGTTAAATTTAGGTACCATTCAAGGGATAAATTCTGTTTTTGGCAGCTAAAGTATAAAATATATTTTATACTTTATATTCAAAGTGTTGAATAAATTCCGCCCTTGCTATCTGCATTCTAGTTAAGTACCATAACAAGCAATAAAACGACCTAATCTGCCCCTTTATAATTGCCTGTCAAACTCACGCATGACACTTCCATCGGCCAGACAAGACGAACGAACTG
Above is a window of Gallionella capsiferriformans ES-2 DNA encoding:
- a CDS encoding AAA family ATPase translates to MKIYLSSAAFYNRAPFDKLELCFEENEIAVLTAVNGRGKTTVLSHIVDAFHEMARPFFQGGYKGKENDFYRISSSIENLDGTKSSLSYLRFKTSAGEYIDYANARGALTETEYNAFELPSNKIQFHELKEQIDRVGFAKKISSNLDQKKAEAIFASNVLTYFPSYRYEAPGYLNDSYKVELDFAKTSRFSGRLKNPIEVISGLPQLANWIMDVVLDLSLYKDSHSEILFNNLNAILTNTIISKGLGTLRFGIGQRGSGSARIQVVKNQSVPEQIYPSIFNISSGESSMLCMFGELIRQADNNTNNIQFNAISGIVIIDEVDKHLHIKLQKEVLPLLFSLFPNVQFIVSSHSPFLSMGLAEVAPDRARIIDLETFGISKDPTTNELYAEVYQMMIGENERFKVLYRSLEEKLNSGTVPLVITEGKTDIQHLRSAKTQLNIQGCDIEFFDIPGDWGDSKLKLLLEQLSKVAQSRKIIGIFDRDVANIVSDIEKDERTYKAYGNNVFAFCLPVPSGRENYTNISIEFFYKDSDIKKEKAGKRLYFDNEVGFEQCGANKNDRTLFQRNEPKLSIENTKKIFDENVGALNWIHSKAVFSDLIENDPEFSKDFDFSNFQLIFTRLEDVISSTNSI